From the genome of Ornithobacterium rhinotracheale, one region includes:
- a CDS encoding aminoacyl-histidine dipeptidase, giving the protein MNQEIRNLEPKALWNFFADLNAVPRPSKKEEKVRQFMKDFGQKLGLETKEDAIGNVVIKKPATPGMEDRKTLILQSHLDMVHQKNNDTVFDFNTQGIEMEIKDGWVTAKGTTLGADNGLGVAAIMAILDSKDIAHPAIEALFTIDEETGMTGAKKLDGSNFEGKILLNLDTEEDNEIGIGCAGGVDVSGEGTYDLTPTVSEEMSLKISVKGLNGGHSGMEIHKGLGNANKILAKLIAAISDDYKIHSIDGGGLRNAIPREATATLVMLDVSKAEREVEDKAWKIKEKLSHIDPNLTVLIEADDKEPRDSMTVEDSKKFIKMLNELHNGVFKMSQEVEGLVEASNNVARVIVEEGKASVFCLTRSSVEASKKEVVKQLTSALEKAGMDVTLDGDYPGWAPNPSSEILAELVEQYKKLFNEEPNVAACHAGLECGIIAEHIPGLDMVSFGPTILGAHSPEEKANIKSVQKFWKFLLAILKDAPKK; this is encoded by the coding sequence ATGAATCAAGAAATAAGAAATCTGGAGCCCAAAGCACTTTGGAACTTTTTTGCAGACCTAAACGCGGTGCCTCGTCCTTCTAAAAAAGAAGAAAAAGTGCGCCAATTTATGAAAGACTTCGGTCAGAAATTAGGCTTAGAAACCAAAGAAGACGCCATTGGGAATGTGGTGATTAAAAAACCTGCCACCCCAGGAATGGAAGACCGCAAAACTTTGATTTTGCAATCGCACTTAGACATGGTGCACCAGAAAAACAACGATACTGTTTTTGATTTTAACACGCAAGGCATCGAAATGGAAATCAAAGACGGCTGGGTGACAGCCAAAGGAACTACGCTTGGGGCAGATAACGGATTGGGAGTTGCAGCAATTATGGCGATTTTAGACTCAAAAGACATTGCACACCCTGCAATCGAAGCCCTTTTTACCATCGATGAAGAAACTGGAATGACGGGGGCAAAAAAATTAGACGGAAGTAATTTTGAAGGAAAAATCTTACTAAACCTTGACACCGAAGAAGACAACGAAATCGGAATCGGATGTGCTGGTGGCGTAGATGTTTCGGGCGAAGGTACTTATGATCTAACCCCTACTGTTTCAGAAGAAATGTCCCTTAAAATCTCTGTAAAAGGATTAAACGGTGGACACAGCGGAATGGAAATTCACAAAGGGCTAGGTAATGCCAATAAGATTTTAGCTAAATTAATCGCTGCGATCTCTGATGACTACAAAATCCACTCTATCGATGGTGGCGGTTTGAGAAACGCTATCCCGAGAGAGGCTACGGCTACTCTAGTAATGCTTGATGTTTCCAAAGCAGAAAGAGAAGTGGAAGATAAGGCATGGAAAATTAAAGAAAAACTTAGCCACATCGACCCAAATTTAACTGTGCTTATTGAAGCCGACGACAAAGAGCCTAGAGATTCTATGACAGTAGAGGATTCCAAAAAATTCATTAAAATGCTTAATGAATTGCACAATGGCGTATTCAAAATGAGCCAAGAAGTAGAAGGATTGGTAGAAGCATCAAACAATGTGGCGCGTGTAATCGTAGAAGAAGGAAAAGCAAGCGTATTCTGCCTTACAAGAAGCAGCGTAGAAGCGAGCAAAAAAGAAGTTGTAAAACAACTGACAAGCGCGCTTGAAAAAGCCGGAATGGATGTTACACTTGACGGAGATTATCCTGGCTGGGCTCCTAACCCAAGTTCAGAAATCTTGGCTGAATTGGTTGAGCAATACAAAAAATTATTCAACGAAGAGCCAAATGTAGCGGCTTGCCACGCTGGCCTTGAATGCGGAATCATCGCAGAACACATTCCAGGACTAGACATGGTAAGTTTTGGACCTACAATTTTAGGCGCACACTCACCAGAAGAAAAAGCAAATATCAAGAGTGTTCAAAAATTCTGGAAATTCTTGCTTGCGATTTTGAAAGACGCGCCAAAGAAATAG
- a CDS encoding HU family DNA-binding protein — MPIKYKVIQKGQPGVAGGGEKKYYASANLVGEKTLAGLTKEIEKISTVSGADIRAVLYALVDVMQTSLEEGNAVRLGELGSMRVSISSEGKSKEEEVTAASIKGAKVIFTPGKDLKKMLNNLTYEKL; from the coding sequence ATGCCAATTAAGTACAAAGTAATTCAGAAAGGGCAACCAGGCGTTGCCGGCGGGGGAGAGAAGAAATATTATGCCTCTGCAAATTTGGTGGGCGAGAAAACGCTCGCAGGATTGACTAAAGAAATAGAGAAAATCAGCACTGTGAGCGGTGCCGATATCCGTGCCGTGCTGTATGCATTGGTAGATGTAATGCAAACCTCGCTAGAAGAGGGCAATGCCGTTCGCCTTGGCGAGCTGGGCAGTATGCGTGTGAGCATCAGCAGCGAGGGGAAATCCAAAGAGGAAGAGGTAACGGCGGCGAGTATCAAGGGTGCAAAAGTGATTTTTACGCCAGGTAAGGATTTGAAAAAAATGTTGAATAATCTAACCTACGAAAAGCTCTAA
- a CDS encoding lipocalin family protein, whose amino-acid sequence MKKIKFLSLVLVALSAVLFISCSKDDDGGNSDVQKNEIYGEWEMIHMSYVDEGDSSRDFEDDFKGSCRSVVWFGKKGDYAFTEKEVDEKTKECKKGSVEVGTYRIEGDNLFLKTGKEKDSGKIIQLSKKSLIIVIASTYPKDGKQFKTTMTTVYERKK is encoded by the coding sequence ATGAAAAAGATTAAATTTTTGAGTTTAGTTTTAGTGGCATTAAGTGCTGTTTTATTTATCTCTTGTAGTAAAGATGATGATGGAGGAAATTCAGATGTGCAAAAAAATGAAATCTATGGAGAATGGGAGATGATTCATATGAGTTATGTAGATGAGGGGGATAGTTCTCGAGATTTTGAAGACGATTTTAAAGGCTCTTGTAGGAGTGTAGTATGGTTTGGTAAAAAGGGAGATTATGCTTTTACCGAAAAAGAAGTTGATGAGAAGACTAAAGAATGTAAGAAAGGTAGTGTGGAAGTTGGGACATACAGAATAGAAGGGGACAATCTTTTCTTGAAAACAGGTAAAGAAAAAGATTCAGGGAAAATTATTCAATTATCTAAAAAAAGTTTAATTATTGTAATAGCTTCAACCTACCCTAAAGATGGTAAGCAGTTTAAAACAACTATGACTACAGTATATGAAAGGAAAAAATAA
- the gltX gene encoding glutamate--tRNA ligase, giving the protein MVRVRFAPSPTGPLHMGGVRTALFNYLFAKKHNGEFILRIEDTDQKRFVPQAEEYIIESLKWTGLLPDEGQGFGGKYGPYRQSERAEIYQEYIQILLDNGKAYYAFDTPEELENLRKQAEQRGEAFSYNQKTRMQLNNSLNLSAEQVQQYLSEGKEYVIRFKIPASQELHFNDIIRGNLHINTETLDDKVLFKSDGLPTYHFANIVDDHLMLITHVIRGEEWLPSMPLHILLYQAFDWEAPKFAHLPLILNPEGKGKLSKRDGDKFGFPVFPLEWKTENGISMGYRENGYLPQAFVNMLALLGWNPGTEEEIFSLEELCEKFDLNKVSKSGARFNPEKAVWFNHQYLQKESTENLVKAFQAILAEHNVVANDAFDTKVVELLKERANFVKDLWAAGSFLYQAPESYDEKALKKVWKDDTAEILNQFLAQNEKIENYNAEEIHHAVQDFVAAHGIGFGKIMMPLRLALVGALQGPDIPVIMELLGKDEVQKRVQNFLQAQG; this is encoded by the coding sequence ATGGTAAGAGTACGATTTGCCCCAAGCCCCACCGGGCCGCTCCATATGGGCGGTGTGAGAACAGCTCTGTTCAACTATCTATTTGCTAAAAAGCACAACGGCGAATTCATTTTAAGAATTGAAGATACAGACCAAAAAAGATTTGTTCCCCAAGCCGAAGAATACATTATAGAATCCCTTAAATGGACTGGCCTCTTGCCCGATGAAGGGCAAGGCTTTGGCGGAAAATATGGCCCCTATCGCCAATCCGAAAGAGCTGAAATTTACCAAGAATATATCCAAATCCTGCTAGATAATGGCAAGGCTTACTACGCTTTTGACACCCCAGAGGAACTCGAAAATCTAAGGAAGCAAGCCGAGCAGCGTGGCGAGGCATTTAGCTATAATCAAAAAACGCGAATGCAGCTAAACAACTCCCTTAACCTAAGCGCAGAGCAGGTGCAGCAATACCTCAGCGAGGGCAAAGAATATGTTATTCGATTTAAAATTCCCGCGAGCCAAGAGCTACATTTCAACGACATTATTCGTGGCAATCTGCATATAAACACTGAAACCTTGGACGACAAAGTTTTGTTCAAATCAGACGGCTTGCCCACTTACCATTTTGCCAACATTGTGGACGACCATTTAATGCTCATCACCCATGTAATTCGTGGCGAAGAATGGTTGCCATCTATGCCGTTGCACATTCTTTTATATCAAGCCTTTGATTGGGAAGCTCCAAAATTTGCACATTTGCCTTTGATTTTAAATCCTGAAGGAAAAGGAAAATTAAGCAAACGAGATGGCGACAAATTCGGGTTCCCTGTGTTTCCGCTCGAATGGAAAACCGAAAATGGAATCTCTATGGGCTATCGCGAAAACGGCTACTTGCCACAGGCTTTCGTGAACATGCTCGCACTACTGGGCTGGAACCCTGGCACCGAAGAAGAAATCTTCTCGCTAGAGGAATTATGCGAGAAATTTGATTTAAATAAAGTAAGCAAAAGTGGAGCTCGCTTTAATCCTGAAAAAGCCGTTTGGTTCAATCACCAATATTTGCAAAAAGAAAGCACCGAAAACTTGGTGAAGGCATTTCAAGCGATTTTGGCAGAGCACAATGTGGTTGCCAACGATGCGTTTGACACCAAAGTGGTGGAGCTACTAAAAGAACGCGCCAATTTTGTAAAAGATTTATGGGCGGCAGGAAGCTTCCTATACCAAGCTCCAGAAAGCTACGACGAAAAAGCACTAAAAAAAGTGTGGAAAGATGACACGGCAGAGATTTTAAACCAATTTTTAGCCCAAAACGAAAAAATTGAAAACTACAATGCAGAGGAAATTCACCATGCGGTGCAGGATTTTGTTGCGGCACACGGAATCGGTTTTGGCAAAATTATGATGCCACTCCGCCTTGCGCTCGTGGGCGCATTGCAGGGGCCAGATATTCCTGTGATTATGGAATTGCTGGGCAAAGACGAAGTACAAAAAAGAGTACAAAACTTTTTGCAAGCGCAAGGGTAA
- a CDS encoding putative porin encodes MSYKHFFAFLLILGLGSFDAPAWGQILEDPVSAGAEGEQWRRPSAMDNGFSVPDSMGMEQKDRPSDSLKVFNPTIKDYVFWQINSPKQVMDTALSIQSYYKQNIYNRDLFGYQVGSNLGLPLNPLVYDIDHPNLGILPAGKRYLYLAPEQVEYFNVKTPTTHFSFENGVKEGQFLQTLFTHSIHANLNYALQFNSLNSRGEFQRQNTDDKNFRISVNYNTPSRRYQLYTNVMSQKMQNEESGGVTPESLIAFKDNDELFSNRQRMAVNLMSSASQFKSKSFYLNQTFGLFKHRHAQDSTQHIYPLKLKHILKIEAQELAFKQNDLEDYYQNWELTNAQSTEYLDKKKFSTIKNYAGVQYQWSERLWLDAGAVFKTQNLRFENPNGLTDDSYTNHQLGVEGLLKFELSERLNLNANAEFLQGTAWGTEYNLDAHLKFEPLKNYAVVAGAKIGSRYPSINLLANQSFYKDLNFNHFDFNNENYQSIYGKLIFAPLDLEITARIANILNFTYIGADFNVAQSANALNYFSVNAKKHQQFQKFHLDAQVQYQMLTANEDKLPLPKVLARAAFYYQNDIFQKNAQIMLGASAYYYSLFNARNLLPNLNEWQLQDQQSIGNYPYVDIFANLKVRRMRIYLRGENIGAFILPGKYLYTPKQPAKDFKIQIGINWFLFS; translated from the coding sequence ATGAGTTATAAACACTTTTTTGCATTCCTACTCATTTTAGGGTTGGGAAGTTTTGATGCACCCGCATGGGGACAAATTTTGGAAGACCCTGTGAGTGCAGGTGCCGAGGGAGAGCAATGGCGACGCCCCAGTGCAATGGATAATGGATTTTCCGTGCCCGATTCCATGGGAATGGAGCAAAAAGACCGTCCGTCGGACTCGCTGAAAGTCTTTAACCCCACGATTAAAGATTATGTCTTTTGGCAGATTAATTCGCCTAAACAAGTGATGGATACTGCGCTAAGCATTCAGAGCTATTACAAACAAAATATTTATAATCGGGATTTATTTGGCTACCAAGTAGGCTCTAATTTAGGCTTACCGCTCAATCCGCTGGTGTATGATATAGACCACCCAAACCTAGGCATTTTGCCCGCTGGGAAGCGATACCTCTACCTTGCGCCTGAGCAAGTGGAATACTTTAATGTAAAAACTCCCACCACGCATTTTTCCTTTGAAAATGGGGTGAAGGAAGGGCAATTCTTGCAAACTCTTTTTACGCATAGCATACACGCCAACTTGAATTATGCACTACAATTCAATAGTTTAAACTCTCGTGGCGAATTCCAGAGACAAAATACAGATGATAAAAACTTCCGTATCTCGGTAAATTACAACACGCCCTCCCGCCGCTATCAACTCTATACCAATGTGATGAGCCAAAAGATGCAAAATGAAGAAAGTGGAGGCGTTACCCCTGAAAGCCTTATCGCCTTTAAGGATAATGATGAGCTTTTTAGCAATCGCCAGCGTATGGCCGTGAACTTGATGAGCAGCGCCTCGCAGTTTAAATCCAAAAGTTTTTATTTAAATCAAACCTTTGGGCTCTTTAAACACCGCCACGCGCAGGATAGCACGCAGCACATTTACCCTCTTAAACTAAAACATATCTTAAAAATAGAGGCACAAGAATTAGCCTTTAAGCAAAATGACCTAGAAGATTATTACCAAAACTGGGAACTCACCAATGCACAAAGCACGGAATACCTTGATAAAAAGAAATTTAGCACTATAAAGAATTATGCTGGCGTGCAGTACCAATGGAGCGAACGCTTGTGGCTCGATGCGGGGGCTGTATTTAAAACCCAAAATTTGAGATTTGAGAACCCAAATGGGCTTACTGATGATTCGTACACCAATCATCAGCTAGGCGTGGAGGGCTTATTGAAGTTTGAGCTCTCTGAACGCTTAAATTTAAATGCCAATGCTGAATTCCTGCAAGGTACTGCCTGGGGAACAGAATATAATCTTGATGCGCATTTGAAATTTGAGCCTCTTAAAAATTATGCCGTGGTGGCGGGCGCAAAAATTGGTTCAAGATACCCCTCTATCAACCTTTTGGCCAATCAGAGTTTTTATAAAGATTTAAATTTTAATCACTTTGATTTTAATAATGAAAATTACCAAAGCATTTACGGCAAATTAATCTTTGCCCCGCTAGATTTGGAAATTACGGCGCGCATTGCCAATATTTTAAACTTCACTTATATAGGTGCTGATTTTAATGTGGCTCAGAGTGCAAATGCCTTAAATTATTTTTCTGTAAATGCTAAAAAGCACCAGCAATTTCAGAAATTTCACCTAGATGCCCAAGTGCAATACCAAATGCTCACGGCTAATGAGGATAAATTGCCCCTGCCCAAAGTTTTGGCAAGAGCGGCCTTCTATTATCAAAACGATATTTTCCAGAAAAATGCACAAATTATGCTAGGCGCTTCGGCATACTATTACAGCCTATTCAATGCGCGAAACCTCCTCCCCAACCTAAATGAGTGGCAATTGCAAGACCAGCAAAGCATTGGTAATTACCCTTATGTAGACATCTTTGCCAATCTAAAAGTACGCCGTATGCGAATTTACCTCAGAGGCGAAAACATAGGCGCCTTTATACTCCCTGGCAAATACTTATACACCCCTAAGCAGCCAGCCAAGGATTTCAAAATTCAAATTGGCATTAATTGGTTTTTATTCTCCTAA
- the aroC gene encoding chorismate synthase, with protein MLNSIGQIFKLTTFGESHGTAIGGIIDGCPANVALDFEKIQQELNRRKPGQSKIVTQRKEPDEVEFLSGIFEGKTTGVPIGFLIKNTNQKSKDYGHNQDVYRPSHADFTYDKKYGIRDHRGGGRSSARETANWVVAGAIAKQLLPQIQIQAYVSSVGEIALNKDYQALDLSQTESNIARCPDAEIATQMIEKIQAVRKAGDTIGGTVSCVIKNVPIGLGEPVFDKLHARLGHAMLSINAVKGFEYGSGFDASKMLGSEHNDLFTPDGKTKTNFSGGIQGGISNGMDIYFNVAFKPVATLIQTQPTINSKGEEVLMMGKGRHDPCVVPRAVPIVEALAAIVMLDSVLLNKTRTL; from the coding sequence ATGTTAAACAGCATAGGACAAATTTTTAAACTCACCACCTTTGGCGAAAGCCACGGCACTGCAATCGGTGGCATTATAGACGGCTGCCCTGCCAATGTAGCCCTAGATTTTGAAAAAATTCAGCAAGAGCTCAATCGCAGAAAACCTGGGCAATCCAAGATTGTAACACAGCGCAAAGAGCCCGATGAGGTGGAATTCCTCAGCGGCATATTTGAGGGCAAAACTACGGGCGTCCCCATTGGCTTTTTGATTAAAAACACCAATCAAAAGTCTAAAGATTATGGGCACAATCAAGATGTGTATCGCCCCTCGCACGCCGATTTTACCTATGATAAAAAATACGGCATCCGCGACCACCGAGGCGGCGGCCGCTCCTCGGCACGCGAAACGGCTAATTGGGTGGTGGCAGGCGCCATTGCGAAACAATTATTGCCCCAAATACAAATCCAAGCCTATGTGTCCTCGGTGGGCGAAATTGCTTTAAATAAAGATTACCAAGCCCTTGATTTAAGCCAAACGGAAAGCAACATTGCACGCTGCCCCGATGCTGAAATTGCCACGCAAATGATTGAAAAAATTCAAGCAGTGCGCAAAGCAGGCGACACGATTGGCGGCACCGTTTCGTGTGTGATAAAAAATGTACCGATAGGATTGGGAGAACCCGTTTTCGATAAATTGCACGCACGACTAGGACATGCCATGCTAAGCATTAATGCCGTGAAAGGGTTTGAATACGGAAGTGGTTTTGATGCGAGCAAAATGCTTGGCTCGGAACACAACGACCTTTTTACGCCAGACGGAAAAACGAAAACGAATTTTTCTGGTGGTATCCAGGGCGGAATTTCCAACGGAATGGATATTTACTTTAATGTAGCGTTTAAGCCCGTAGCAACTTTAATCCAAACACAACCAACTATAAATTCCAAAGGCGAAGAAGTGCTAATGATGGGCAAAGGACGCCACGACCCTTGCGTAGTGCCGCGTGCCGTGCCAATTGTAGAAGCACTTGCCGCGATAGTGATGCTCGATTCTGTCTTATTAAACAAAACCAGAACTTTATAA
- a CDS encoding LytTR family DNA-binding domain-containing protein, with the protein MNAIIIEDEAVAARHLKKLAERHGAHILCALHSVKEAIQWLRENRAPELIFLDVQLGDGLSFEIFEHIQPQSAIIFTTAYSEYALRAFKLNSIDYLLKPISEKELAYALNKYRHQQREVFDFNAIQAFFRQHQNCYKERFLIQIGQELKSFLTEEIAMFFSEEKTTFLVHKNREYPIEFSLSELEKMLPPQAFFRISRQAIVHRQFIENIYSYSGHRLRLKIKQNARDWVVSRERVLDFKEWLA; encoded by the coding sequence ATGAATGCCATCATTATAGAAGATGAAGCGGTGGCCGCACGCCACCTGAAAAAGCTAGCAGAAAGACACGGCGCACACATTTTGTGTGCGCTACATTCCGTGAAAGAGGCCATTCAATGGCTGAGAGAAAACCGCGCCCCTGAGCTCATTTTCCTAGATGTGCAGCTAGGCGATGGGCTTAGCTTTGAGATTTTTGAGCATATTCAGCCTCAAAGCGCCATTATTTTTACAACGGCTTACAGCGAATATGCCCTCAGAGCTTTTAAACTAAATAGCATTGATTATTTACTAAAACCCATCAGCGAAAAGGAGCTTGCCTATGCCCTGAACAAGTATCGCCATCAGCAAAGGGAGGTATTTGATTTTAATGCTATTCAAGCATTTTTTCGGCAACACCAAAATTGCTATAAGGAGCGTTTTTTAATACAAATCGGGCAAGAGTTGAAAAGTTTTCTCACCGAGGAAATCGCTATGTTTTTCAGCGAGGAAAAAACCACATTTTTGGTTCACAAAAACCGAGAATACCCCATAGAATTCTCCCTCTCCGAGCTAGAAAAAATGCTTCCTCCACAAGCCTTTTTTAGAATTAGCAGGCAGGCAATTGTGCATCGCCAGTTTATAGAGAATATTTACAGCTACTCCGGCCACAGACTACGGCTGAAAATCAAACAAAACGCTCGCGACTGGGTGGTGAGCCGCGAGCGTGTTTTAGACTTTAAAGAATGGCTTGCTTGA
- a CDS encoding sensor histidine kinase, producing the protein MKSSLFWFYYLIFIVAVNSFAVYLIAQILSGGTNDYSRILAISLTIGFLFYSYYYIINFFQKKNKAQELSIAKISRSESAARSQIGAHFLFNSLNILNGLIDENPKKAQNFITDMAEVYRYILDESEKNWTQLKDEIKFAEKYLNLIQIRFEGALNIQIDAHLENSNLYLAPLTLQLLLENIIKHNALSHENKVNIEIYQEQDFLVVKNNLNPKRSLQKRKGTGLQNIITHYANTGKGVKIQENASHFIVKIPLLKTTAL; encoded by the coding sequence ATGAAGAGTTCTTTATTCTGGTTCTATTATTTGATATTTATTGTTGCTGTAAACTCCTTTGCTGTTTACCTAATTGCTCAAATATTAAGCGGAGGCACCAATGATTATTCTAGAATTTTAGCCATATCACTTACCATAGGCTTTTTGTTCTATTCCTATTACTACATCATCAATTTTTTTCAAAAAAAGAATAAAGCACAAGAGCTTTCCATTGCTAAAATCAGCCGTTCAGAAAGTGCAGCAAGAAGCCAAATCGGAGCGCATTTCCTTTTTAATTCTTTAAATATTTTAAACGGACTCATCGACGAAAACCCCAAAAAAGCGCAAAATTTCATAACTGATATGGCAGAAGTTTACCGCTACATTCTAGACGAATCTGAAAAAAACTGGACTCAATTGAAAGATGAAATTAAGTTTGCCGAAAAGTATTTAAATTTAATTCAAATCCGATTCGAAGGGGCGCTAAATATTCAAATAGACGCTCATTTGGAAAATTCTAACCTCTATCTAGCGCCCCTCACCCTGCAATTGCTATTAGAAAATATTATTAAACACAATGCCCTAAGCCACGAAAATAAAGTGAATATTGAGATTTACCAAGAGCAAGATTTTCTGGTGGTAAAGAATAATTTAAACCCTAAACGCAGCCTACAAAAACGCAAAGGCACAGGGCTGCAAAACATCATAACCCACTATGCTAATACAGGCAAAGGCGTAAAAATTCAAGAAAACGCAAGCCACTTTATTGTAAAAATTCCCTTACTAAAAACCACAGCTCTATGA